In Dyadobacter sp. NIV53, a single window of DNA contains:
- a CDS encoding SDR family NAD(P)-dependent oxidoreductase, translated as MYSLEGKTAIVTGAGSGIGRSIALLFAREGVNVTVSDINENEGNETVSMIHEKGGEAFFVRADSGNAADNEQLVLKTIEKFGRLDFACNNAGIGGPSAPTGEYPIDGWDKVIAVNLSGVFYGMRYQIPEMLKSGGGVIVNMASILGQVGFANSPAYVAAKHGVVGLTKNIALEYGPKNIRAIAVGPAFIKTPLLKDFDEDTMNWLAGKHPIGRIGTPDEVAEFVLFLCSDKASFITGCYYPVDGGYLAS; from the coding sequence ATGTATTCACTTGAAGGAAAAACGGCCATTGTTACCGGGGCAGGTTCTGGTATTGGGCGAAGTATCGCATTGCTTTTTGCACGCGAAGGCGTTAACGTGACGGTTTCGGATATAAACGAAAACGAAGGAAATGAAACGGTTTCAATGATCCATGAAAAGGGAGGTGAAGCCTTCTTTGTCCGTGCAGATTCAGGTAACGCGGCAGATAATGAGCAGCTGGTTTTGAAAACAATCGAAAAATTTGGCCGATTGGATTTTGCATGTAACAATGCAGGAATAGGAGGGCCGTCAGCACCAACAGGCGAGTACCCCATAGACGGCTGGGACAAGGTTATTGCTGTTAATTTATCCGGCGTTTTTTATGGTATGCGTTACCAGATTCCCGAAATGCTAAAATCAGGTGGTGGTGTCATTGTCAACATGGCTTCTATTCTGGGACAAGTTGGTTTTGCAAACAGCCCTGCTTATGTTGCTGCAAAACATGGTGTGGTTGGTCTCACTAAAAATATAGCGCTCGAATATGGTCCTAAAAATATAAGGGCGATTGCCGTTGGGCCGGCTTTTATCAAAACGCCTTTGCTGAAAGATTTTGACGAAGATACAATGAACTGGCTTGCCGGTAAGCACCCGATTGGACGAATAGGAACCCCTGATGAGGTCGCAGAATTTGTTCTATTCCTTTGTTCGGATAAGGCTTCTTTTATTACAGGGTGCTACTATCCCGTAGACGGAGGTTACCTGGCTTCCTGA
- a CDS encoding L,D-transpeptidase family protein: protein MNLNAALILYLCLVKVAGVGQDLSVWKEMVYKSGVDTVGISGDTVSINRVSGLVSYGSRPYHLGHWKIPQKVDSARLKIVTDAVIGQKEGWIDQWKSLEPGFLPYKYLKSYLDSSHADGADSNEGFDIVCSALNEYRWLNRIPSDALIIVNIPSSTLRVVTKNGCQLLYSKVILGQRHTPTPLFGAYLTRIITFPYWNVPRSIATKELLPKIKRNPAATLDNLKMQVLDSQGKIVDPGVIDWKSLSARNFPYRLRQSTGCDNALGVIKFDLNSPYDVYLHDTNHRELFEAENLFLSHGCIRLAKPVELANLVLQKETFTTSFLTTEKTNVPSKIFALPAAIPIIITYQLVDLDEDNQLHFYPDVYGWQKVKM, encoded by the coding sequence ATGAACCTGAACGCCGCGTTGATCCTTTATTTATGCCTTGTCAAAGTTGCAGGCGTTGGACAGGATCTGTCGGTCTGGAAAGAGATGGTATACAAATCAGGTGTAGATACGGTCGGAATTAGCGGGGACACTGTTTCGATCAATCGCGTGTCAGGACTTGTTAGTTATGGATCCCGGCCATACCATCTTGGCCATTGGAAAATTCCGCAAAAAGTTGATTCGGCCCGACTTAAAATAGTCACAGACGCAGTAATCGGGCAGAAGGAGGGATGGATAGATCAATGGAAATCACTCGAACCAGGTTTCCTTCCCTACAAATATTTGAAGTCCTACCTGGATTCGTCGCATGCCGATGGAGCGGATAGCAATGAAGGTTTCGACATAGTTTGTTCTGCATTAAATGAATACCGTTGGTTAAACAGGATTCCGTCTGACGCTTTAATCATAGTCAATATCCCATCTTCAACATTAAGAGTCGTTACTAAAAATGGTTGCCAATTACTTTATTCGAAGGTAATCCTTGGTCAGCGTCATACACCAACTCCACTTTTCGGAGCCTACCTAACTCGTATTATTACTTTTCCTTATTGGAATGTCCCAAGGTCAATTGCAACAAAAGAATTGCTTCCAAAAATAAAACGTAATCCGGCTGCTACCCTCGATAATCTGAAAATGCAGGTGCTTGATAGCCAGGGAAAAATTGTAGATCCGGGTGTGATCGACTGGAAATCGCTGTCGGCCAGAAACTTTCCTTACCGTTTGCGGCAGTCAACCGGATGTGATAACGCATTGGGTGTCATTAAGTTTGATCTGAACAGTCCCTATGATGTCTACCTGCACGATACCAATCACCGGGAGCTTTTTGAAGCGGAAAATCTTTTTTTAAGTCATGGCTGTATCAGACTTGCCAAGCCTGTTGAATTAGCTAATCTGGTTTTGCAAAAAGAGACTTTTACAACCTCTTTCTTAACCACGGAAAAGACGAATGTCCCCTCAAAGATATTTGCCCTGCCAGCGGCGATTCCGATTATCATCACCTATCAACTCGTTGACCTGGATGAAGATAACCAGCTCCATTTTTATCCGGATGTTTATGGCTGGCAAAAAGTCAAAATGTAA
- a CDS encoding DinB family protein, translating into METKTKSEILLELWKEARTRFSNQLSILTPQDLTKKLPLTQNSVGFLIRHVGDVELLFAKNVFGSDVKVSAKTLIAQHDTGEWTNLEELIEYVAYSAKTLEAIISKQGAEDWETEVVTKEFGKKTKAESLGRIISHTAHHGGQLAIILKYAHQEHYAGIAF; encoded by the coding sequence ATGGAAACAAAAACAAAATCCGAAATTCTGCTGGAACTATGGAAGGAAGCAAGAACCCGCTTTTCCAATCAGCTATCGATCCTCACTCCTCAGGACCTGACCAAAAAGTTGCCACTTACCCAAAACAGCGTAGGCTTTCTGATACGGCATGTGGGTGATGTAGAGCTTTTGTTTGCTAAAAATGTGTTTGGAAGTGATGTGAAAGTGAGTGCTAAAACGCTTATTGCCCAGCATGATACCGGTGAGTGGACGAATTTGGAAGAATTAATCGAATACGTGGCCTATTCGGCGAAAACGCTTGAAGCCATTATCAGTAAGCAAGGTGCAGAGGACTGGGAAACAGAAGTGGTTACCAAAGAATTTGGAAAGAAAACCAAGGCGGAATCTCTGGGCAGGATCATTTCTCACACAGCGCATCATGGAGGCCAACTGGCGATCATTCTTAAATATGCACATCAGGAACATTACGCAGGGATTGCTTTTTAA
- a CDS encoding universal stress protein, giving the protein MKNILIAINAEKLNISDIDLGCYLAKTSGSRLTGVFLENQLLSETPALKTVLGMPYVETIVASDLPDYYEKLKIFDENVRIFNEICTRCGVQHSVHLDKTIPLHELLSESRFGDLLIINPAINFDDASDDDYSTFTTDVLAKSECPVLVTPVKFDGIDEIVFTYDGGAAAAFAIRQFANIFPELDEERISVVQVNKQEGSGDEHNLKQYLRMHYANASFHELNGDPNQELFKFLFQRKKALVVMGAYSRSKLSRNFFPSAAEKLIKSLSIPVFIAHP; this is encoded by the coding sequence ATGAAAAATATTTTGATTGCAATCAACGCCGAAAAGTTAAATATTTCAGACATTGACTTAGGCTGCTACCTCGCTAAAACGAGTGGATCGAGACTAACCGGCGTGTTTCTTGAAAACCAGCTTTTGAGTGAAACACCAGCTTTAAAAACCGTTCTGGGAATGCCTTATGTTGAGACAATCGTTGCCAGCGACCTCCCGGACTACTATGAAAAACTGAAGATTTTTGACGAAAACGTCCGGATCTTTAACGAGATATGCACCAGATGCGGAGTTCAGCACTCGGTTCACCTCGACAAAACAATTCCGCTGCACGAGTTACTCTCAGAAAGTCGCTTTGGTGATCTTCTGATCATTAACCCGGCCATCAATTTTGATGATGCATCAGATGATGACTACTCAACTTTCACAACCGATGTATTAGCCAAGTCGGAATGTCCGGTACTGGTTACCCCTGTGAAGTTCGACGGCATTGATGAAATTGTTTTTACCTATGACGGTGGCGCGGCTGCGGCATTCGCCATCAGGCAATTTGCAAACATATTTCCAGAGCTTGACGAAGAAAGAATAAGCGTTGTGCAGGTCAATAAGCAAGAGGGGTCAGGTGACGAACATAATTTGAAACAGTATCTCCGTATGCATTATGCCAATGCAAGCTTCCACGAGCTGAACGGTGATCCGAATCAGGAACTTTTCAAATTTTTGTTCCAGCGAAAAAAGGCACTTGTCGTAATGGGTGCATACAGTCGTTCCAAGCTTTCCAGAAATTTCTTTCCAAGCGCTGCTGAAAAGCTGATTAAATCCCTTTCAATCCCAGTTTTTATAGCTCATCCCTAA
- a CDS encoding universal stress protein translates to MKKIIVAIDGLKFSRSAAEYAALVTRETNGHLVGVFLEDFTYHSFSMYSAIPDQGLYDDIISKSEEEDKKARAQAITDFQEICRLAKIEYSVHREENFARKQLLHESIYADLLVIDKTETMSNNEEEVPSDFMRELLINVECPIMVVPRHFEEFERVVLLYDGEPSSVFAIKMFSSVFQYLHKPVEVLSVKSSEENLHLPDNRLMKEFMKRHYPKATYTVLHGEPEFEIVEHLKNKHQDALIVLGAYRRNIVSRWFRSSMADMLMRELKSPLFIAHK, encoded by the coding sequence ATGAAAAAGATCATTGTTGCGATTGACGGATTAAAATTTTCAAGAAGTGCGGCAGAATATGCAGCCCTCGTCACCCGGGAAACCAACGGCCATTTGGTCGGCGTTTTTCTGGAAGACTTTACGTATCACAGCTTTTCCATGTATAGCGCAATTCCTGACCAGGGCTTATACGACGATATTATAAGTAAGAGCGAAGAAGAAGATAAGAAAGCAAGAGCCCAGGCAATTACAGATTTCCAGGAAATATGCCGGCTTGCAAAAATCGAATACAGCGTTCACAGAGAGGAGAATTTCGCACGTAAGCAGTTGTTGCATGAAAGCATCTACGCAGACCTCCTGGTAATTGATAAAACGGAAACGATGTCGAACAATGAGGAAGAAGTTCCTTCGGATTTTATGAGAGAGCTTTTGATAAACGTGGAATGTCCGATCATGGTTGTTCCCAGGCATTTTGAGGAATTTGAAAGGGTCGTATTGCTATATGATGGGGAACCTTCGTCTGTTTTTGCGATCAAAATGTTCAGCAGCGTATTTCAGTATCTTCACAAACCCGTGGAAGTGTTGTCCGTCAAATCTTCCGAAGAAAACCTGCACCTTCCTGATAACAGGTTAATGAAAGAGTTTATGAAACGACATTATCCCAAAGCAACTTACACCGTATTACACGGCGAGCCCGAATTTGAAATTGTGGAACATCTTAAAAACAAACATCAGGATGCCCTTATCGTTTTAGGCGCTTATCGTAGAAACATCGTATCCAGATGGTTTCGCAGCAGTATGGCTGACATGCTGATGCGTGAATTAAAATCTCCACTTTTCATCGCCCATAAATAA
- a CDS encoding flavodoxin domain-containing protein, with amino-acid sequence MKGLVLYKGKYGATKQYANWVGEKLDATVVEAAALSSLLLQNYDYLVIGSSVYMEKLVLADWLKKNGDLFKNRKLFLFVVCATPSTDKVTQDRIISKNIPEAILANCSIFFLPGRLDLKALNWLDWLLVKFAGRFEKDPMKRKVLLNGINEVKKENITTLIKEIEAFALTDKLL; translated from the coding sequence ATGAAAGGACTCGTGTTATACAAAGGAAAATACGGAGCAACCAAGCAGTATGCCAATTGGGTTGGAGAAAAACTTGATGCGACCGTCGTTGAAGCAGCCGCTTTATCAAGCCTTCTTTTGCAGAACTATGATTACCTGGTGATCGGCAGTTCGGTGTACATGGAAAAACTGGTTCTTGCAGACTGGCTCAAAAAAAATGGCGATCTTTTCAAAAACCGAAAGCTGTTTTTGTTTGTCGTATGTGCTACTCCGTCAACCGACAAAGTAACACAAGACAGAATTATCAGTAAAAATATTCCGGAAGCAATTTTGGCCAACTGCTCAATTTTTTTCCTGCCCGGCCGGTTGGATTTAAAAGCGTTAAACTGGCTTGATTGGCTACTGGTGAAATTTGCAGGGCGGTTCGAAAAAGACCCTATGAAGAGAAAAGTGCTTCTTAATGGCATAAATGAAGTAAAAAAAGAAAATATTACAACTTTGATAAAGGAGATAGAGGCTTTTGCACTCACTGATAAACTCCTCTAA
- a CDS encoding universal stress protein has protein sequence MKNILVPWNVSWAADHACRFAIALASHAGDKVHVAKIINIDFAVRASVSDKAYKEQITMLSELMEKAENDFERLMSRIGIADNKVAFLLEVGPSRNCLLKIICEHKIDLVVVAASEQPEFEQLLSESDFGKITFAAQVADLIALYKS, from the coding sequence ATGAAAAATATACTAGTTCCATGGAATGTTTCATGGGCCGCAGACCATGCATGCAGATTTGCAATAGCGCTGGCATCGCACGCTGGTGACAAGGTCCATGTTGCCAAAATCATAAACATAGACTTTGCGGTTCGGGCTTCGGTGTCGGACAAGGCGTATAAAGAACAGATTACCATGCTGAGTGAGCTGATGGAGAAAGCAGAAAATGACTTCGAAAGGCTAATGAGCAGAATTGGCATCGCGGATAATAAGGTGGCCTTTCTACTGGAAGTAGGCCCTTCCAGGAATTGTTTGCTAAAAATAATTTGTGAACACAAAATTGATCTTGTGGTGGTAGCTGCCTCCGAGCAACCTGAATTTGAGCAACTGTTATCAGAATCTGACTTTGGGAAGATTACATTTGCTGCTCAGGTAGCTGACCTGATTGCACTTTACAAGTCGTAA
- a CDS encoding BON domain-containing protein — translation MKNIETYQESDTIGTDSLSDAKNVDFGLRKKVCLALQDDCMVNIEKITVRVLGRTVYLEGTVGSEKERNLVYEDVMNIFGVRNVVNYLTFPCPYLVRNIACTPA, via the coding sequence ATGAAAAACATTGAAACATATCAGGAAAGCGATACGATTGGTACGGATTCTTTGAGCGATGCTAAAAACGTCGATTTTGGACTAAGAAAAAAAGTGTGTCTAGCATTGCAAGATGACTGCATGGTTAACATTGAGAAAATCACAGTGCGGGTACTTGGGCGTACGGTGTATCTGGAAGGAACAGTTGGTTCAGAAAAAGAACGGAACCTCGTCTACGAAGATGTGATGAATATTTTTGGCGTGAGGAATGTGGTAAACTACCTTACTTTTCCTTGTCCGTACCTGGTAAGAAATATCGCTTGTACTCCTGCATAA
- a CDS encoding universal stress protein — translation MKKILVPFDFSFSAREAYKFALDIAVANSGEILVLKVIEPAIVYGNGMPGQPYSYPDPVLYSGELTEDLSKEFDEIKESFDKPLVPVYFSVESGDITDTILRTIQEKEIDLVVMGTTGASGMKEFLIGSNTEKIVRFSSVPVLAVHKAQPLSAIKKIVFPTTFDLDQHALVNGIKALQNSLNAELYLLYVSTPASPFSDKEAMVNLENFAKFYSLHDYKLNIYHHHHEQHGILAFAKGLEHSIIAMATHGNKGITHLLFGSIAEDVVNHAKAQVWTYAIGHED, via the coding sequence ATGAAAAAGATCCTGGTTCCCTTCGATTTTTCCTTCTCGGCCAGAGAAGCGTATAAATTTGCGCTGGATATTGCTGTTGCTAATTCAGGCGAAATATTGGTACTTAAGGTTATTGAGCCAGCGATAGTTTATGGTAACGGCATGCCTGGTCAGCCTTATTCTTATCCGGATCCGGTTTTATATTCTGGTGAATTGACGGAGGATTTAAGTAAGGAATTCGACGAGATAAAGGAAAGTTTTGACAAGCCGTTGGTACCGGTATACTTCTCTGTCGAATCCGGAGATATAACTGATACAATTTTAAGAACAATTCAAGAAAAAGAAATTGATCTTGTTGTCATGGGCACGACTGGTGCCAGCGGAATGAAGGAGTTTTTAATAGGATCAAATACTGAAAAAATCGTTCGTTTCTCTTCGGTTCCTGTGTTAGCTGTCCATAAAGCACAACCACTTTCAGCCATAAAAAAAATTGTTTTTCCCACAACTTTTGATCTGGATCAGCATGCCCTGGTTAATGGTATAAAAGCGCTTCAAAATTCTCTTAATGCCGAATTGTATCTGCTGTATGTGAGCACACCGGCGAGCCCGTTTTCCGATAAGGAAGCGATGGTCAACCTGGAAAACTTTGCAAAGTTTTATAGTCTGCATGACTACAAACTTAATATCTATCATCACCATCATGAGCAGCATGGTATATTAGCATTTGCGAAGGGTTTAGAACATTCAATCATTGCGATGGCGACCCATGGAAATAAAGGGATCACTCACTTGCTATTTGGAAGCATCGCTGAGGATGTGGTGAATCATGCAAAAGCGCAGGTGTGGACTTATGCGATCGGACATGAGGATTAA
- a CDS encoding BON domain-containing protein, with the protein MKTDIQIQQDVMEQIKWQSLLNAAEIGVSVKDGIVTLSGHVDTYAKKTAAEKAAKKVKGVKAIAEEICVGISTSDKKNDGEIAEAVANALKWNSAVKDEKIKIKVEDGFVTLTGEVEWDIERTNATDAIKNLTGVVMVFNLVTIKPKPLAENVSQKIQAAFARHASIDASKIKVEIVGNKAILTGYVRSFVESEDAEAAAWAAPGVNAVENKLEIGEEEFAYN; encoded by the coding sequence ATGAAAACTGACATTCAAATTCAACAAGATGTAATGGAACAAATTAAATGGCAATCTCTCCTTAATGCTGCCGAAATAGGCGTTTCGGTTAAAGACGGGATTGTTACGCTATCCGGCCACGTGGACACTTATGCAAAAAAGACAGCCGCGGAAAAAGCAGCAAAAAAAGTGAAAGGTGTAAAAGCCATCGCAGAGGAAATTTGTGTTGGAATTTCGACCTCTGATAAAAAAAATGATGGTGAAATTGCGGAAGCTGTGGCGAATGCGCTCAAATGGAACAGCGCCGTAAAAGATGAGAAGATTAAAATAAAGGTGGAAGATGGATTCGTAACGCTTACAGGCGAAGTGGAATGGGATATTGAAAGAACAAACGCAACAGATGCAATTAAAAATTTGACCGGTGTTGTCATGGTGTTCAATCTGGTTACGATAAAACCTAAGCCATTGGCAGAAAATGTCAGCCAGAAAATACAAGCTGCTTTTGCACGGCATGCTTCCATTGATGCTTCCAAAATCAAGGTCGAAATCGTGGGTAACAAAGCAATTTTGACAGGATATGTGAGGTCTTTCGTGGAAAGCGAAGATGCCGAAGCCGCCGCATGGGCAGCTCCTGGTGTAAATGCCGTAGAAAATAAACTCGAAATCGGAGAAGAGGAATTTGCATACAATTAA
- a CDS encoding ATP-binding protein yields the protein MIVIVSGLPGSGKSFFAEKLSKALGAEYISSDRIRKGLNASGLYTFSDKLAIYLAMAEKTRKAVKGNRTVVVDATFYHHTMRDYFKQLAEEETVPIYFILVKTTEQIAKKRLSEPRADSEADYGVYVSIKNQFEKYTFPHLTLFSTNDNIEEMLSKTTEQLSKRHERKADKSIGDRRIF from the coding sequence ATGATAGTTATCGTATCAGGATTGCCCGGATCGGGCAAGTCGTTTTTTGCGGAAAAACTCTCAAAAGCGCTGGGGGCTGAATATATAAGCAGTGACCGCATCCGGAAGGGCTTGAATGCGTCAGGTCTATACACGTTTTCGGATAAACTTGCCATATATCTCGCCATGGCTGAGAAAACCCGTAAAGCTGTAAAGGGAAATAGAACTGTCGTTGTGGATGCGACCTTTTACCACCATACCATGCGTGACTATTTCAAACAGCTTGCAGAGGAAGAAACTGTTCCAATATATTTCATCCTGGTCAAAACCACCGAGCAGATTGCCAAAAAACGTTTGAGTGAACCCAGGGCAGATAGCGAAGCAGACTATGGTGTGTATGTGAGTATCAAAAATCAGTTTGAGAAGTATACCTTCCCTCACCTGACCCTGTTTTCCACCAATGACAATATCGAAGAAATGCTAAGTAAGACAACCGAACAGCTCTCTAAACGCCATGAACGAAAAGCAGATAAATCAATTGGCGACAGAAGGATTTTTTAG